One segment of Strix aluco isolate bStrAlu1 chromosome 4, bStrAlu1.hap1, whole genome shotgun sequence DNA contains the following:
- the SMOX gene encoding spermine oxidase has protein sequence MQSCEISGDSTDDPLSSGLRRKRQPRIVVIGAGLAGLSAAKALLESGFTDVTILEATDRIGGRVQSVKLGHATFELGATWIHGSHGNPVYHLAEDNGLLEETTDGERSVGRISLYSKNGVAYHLTNNGQRIPKDVVEEFSDLYNEVYNLTQEFFQRGKPVNAESQNSVGVFTRDVVRKRVKADPDDTEAVKRLKLAMIQQYLKVESCESSSHSMDEVSLSEFGEWTEIPGAHHIIPCGFIKIVEILARSIPESVIQLRKPVKCIHWNQSVSKEIERVADHNSDLPEEDKGSDVFVECEDCEFIPADHVIVTVSLGVLKKRHESLFHPRLPEEKVMAIEKLGINTTDKIFLEFEEPFWSSECNSIQFVWEDEAESESLTYPEELWYKKICSFDVLYPPERYGHVLSGWICGEEALIMEKCDDETVAETCTEMLRKFTGNPNIPKPRRILRSSWGSNPNFRGSYSYTQVGSSGADVEKLAKPLPYAESSKTAPMQVMFSGEATHRKYYSTTHGAVLSGQREAAHLIEMYQDLLQCRS, from the exons ATGCAAAGTTGTGAAATATCTGGAGACAGCACGGATGATCCTCTTAGTAGTGGCCTACGGAGAAAACGACAGCCTCGAATAGTAGTTATTGGTGCTGGGCTTGCAGGGCTGTCAGCAGCGAAAGCGCTCTTGGAAAGCGGTTTCACGGATGTAACTATCCTTGAGGCGACTGACCGAATTGGAGGCCGCGTGCAAAGTGTGAAACTTG GGCACGCCACTTTTGAACTGGGAGCTACGTGGATTCATGGTTCACATGGAAACCCAGTCTATCATCTAGCAGAAGACAATGGTTTACTTGAAGAGACTACTGATGGTGAGAGAAGTGTTGGACGGATCAGTCTTTACTCCAAGAATGGGGTGGCTTATCATCTTACCAACAATGGGCAAAGGATCCCGAAAGATGTGGTTGAAGAATTCAGTGATTTATACAACGAG GTCTATAACCTGACTCAGGAGTTCTTCCAACGAGGTAAACCAGTCAATGCTGAGAGCCAGAACAGTGTGGGCGTCTTTACACGGGACGTAGTGCGCAAACGTGTCAAGGCCGATCCGGATGACACAGAGGCCGTCAAGAGGCTGAAACTAGCCATGATCCAGCAGTACCTTAAG GTAGAGAGTTGTGAGAGCAGCTCCCACAGCATGGATGAAGTCTCGCTCAGTGAATTTGGGGAATGGACCGAAATCCCTGGGGCTCATCACATCATTCCTTGCGGTTTCATTAAAATCGTGGAGATTTTGGCCCGCTCCATTCCCGAGTCTGTCATTCAGCTCCGCAAACCGGTCAAGTGCATCCACTGGAACCAGTCGGTCAGCAAGGAGATTGAGAGGGTGGCTGACCACAACAGTGACCTCCCCGAGGAGGACAAGGGCTCCGATGTCTTCGTAGAGTGCGAGGACTGCGAGTTCATCCCAGCTGACCATGTCATTGTGACTGTGTCCCTGGGAGTCTTGAAGAAACGCCACGAGAGCCTGTTTCATCCCCGCTTGCCCGAGGAGAAGGTGATGGCCATTGAGAAACTAGGAATCAATACGACTGACAAGATATTCCTGGAGTTCGAAGAGCCTTTCTGGAGCTCTGAATGCAACAGCATCCAGTTTGTCTGGGAAGATGAGGCAGAGAGTGAGAGCTTGACTTATCCCGAGGAGCTGTGGTACAAGAAGATCTGCAGCTTTGATGTACTCTACCCACCAGAGAGGTACGGCCATGTCCTGAGTGGCTGGATCTGTGGAGAAGAGGCTTTGATTATGGAGAAGTGCGATGATGAAACTGTGGCAGAAACCTGCACCGAAATGCTACGTAAATTTACAG GGAATCCAAACATTCCGAAACCTCGCCGGATCCTGCGGTCCTCCTGGGGCAGCAATCCCAACTTCCGTGGATCCTACTCTTACACCCAAGTTGGGTCTAGCGGGGCTGATGTAGAGAAACTTGCTAAACCACTGCCTTATGCTGAAAGCTCCAAAACTGCT CCAATGCAGGTGATGTTTTCAGGGGAGGCCACTCACAGGAAGTATTATTCCACTACCCACGGTGCTGTGCTTTCTGGGCAGAGAGAGGCCGCCCACCTCATTGAGATGTACCAGGACCTCCTGCAGTGCCGGAGCTGA